The genomic window atatgtatatacgtatacagTATAGCAGTACGGTGTGGGTCCATGGCGTCAGGGCGATTAGACGTTGTCGAACTCGTCGGCGGCCATGGACTGGCTCTGCAAGCGGCGGAGCTTGAAGGAGGAGAGCTTctggggggcggcgccgccggcggcggcgggggcctcCTCGAAGCGGATGTAGGTGTAGACCCATGCGCCGGAGAGGGTGCCGACGACGGGGCCGAGGAAGTAGATCCAGAGGCCGGTGTAGACGTTgctggccaccgccggcgccagcgTCCTCGCCGGGTTCATCGATCCTCCTGACACCGGCCTGCAATTTCCACTCGCGTCGTATTTCGCCGCGTCTTAATCAGCTATACATCCCCATTAATCAACACATACTGATCTTTTTCACTACTCGTCTCTACTTTATGCTATGGTTAATTACCCCTTttcttattttatatatttttagaagtttTTTTAGTTTCAGTCAGTACATGCAAGTTGTGTCCTTGTAGTGATACGGTCAGGAATAATGTGTGTGAGTGTTAGGAGGTCCAAAGAATGGTTTGTACAGGCTAATCAGGAGTCCATGTTAGCAACGTCGTTTTGTGAAGTACATAATTAAACAGTAGCTTAATGGCTGATCGATGTGAGAGACTTAGCTAGCTTGGTGCATGTGCCTTGAACCTAACTAAGTACTGTGTATACTAGTATAAGTCATCTGAGTCCGGTTCTGCTCTACGTCAGTCTGTGTGTGACACCTTGTTATAAATATGGCGCTTTAAATTctctgtagaaaaaaaaataaatatgtgggcTGAACAAGAAGATTCTACCAAAGAATGTCGTCAGCTAAGCTAGATTTTCCAGAGGTTTGTTGAAAAGCCACGATGGTTAGCTATTACCCACTACATGCAGCGTACTAGTGGTTACTAAAATATTTTGATTACGGTTAATTAAATAACTAATCCGGTGCTAGTTAATTCTTCCCAAGTTTAGGGGTGGTCATTAGTAATCGATTCATTAATTACCCTGCGAAGATCGACGTAATGCAAACCGCGGAACCGACTGCTAACCCCGCCAACTCACCCACCTGCAACCAAAATTAAACCAAATCTCAATTAATTTttttgtaattaattatttacagCAGAATTAAGAAGccaattaattaatcttgtgAGTAAATGTATTATTATATTTACCGCTCTGGAGTCGGTGGCAACGGCGCAGGTGACGAACATCATGTTGAAGGTGACGACGATCTCGATGACGAGGGCGTGCCAGTGCGGccccgtcggcgtcgtcgtccccaACACCTCGATCGGGTACAGCACCGCCCGCAGCACGAACGCCGCGCACATCGCCCCCGTGAACTGCGCCGCCCAGTAGAACGGCACCTGCAAACCACACACCACCACACCACAGTCACACACCCGCAAATACGTATAAGCCACACGGTGACGACGGCCGTAGTGTACTACGCTCAATAATATTATGCTTTGCTTAGAGGATCCGATCGAAAACGCCACACAACCAAAGCTATATATATTGCTAGCTCCACGATCGTGATGTGACCGCGAACGCAATGCACGCCGC from Oryza glaberrima chromosome 6, OglaRS2, whole genome shotgun sequence includes these protein-coding regions:
- the LOC127777187 gene encoding aquaporin NIP2-2 — translated: MASTTAPSRTNSRVNYSNEIHDLSTVQSVSAVPSVYYPEKSFADIFPPNLLKKVISEVVATFLLVFVTCGAASIYGEDMKRISQLGQSVVGGLIVTVMIYATGHISGAHMNPAVTLSFAFFRHFPWIQVPFYWAAQFTGAMCAAFVLRAVLYPIEVLGTTTPTGPHWHALVIEIVVTFNMMFVTCAVATDSRAVGELAGLAVGSAVCITSIFAGPVSGGSMNPARTLAPAVASNVYTGLWIYFLGPVVGTLSGAWVYTYIRFEEAPAAAGGAAPQKLSSFKLRRLQSQSMAADEFDNV